A region from the Chthoniobacterales bacterium genome encodes:
- a CDS encoding circularly permuted type 2 ATP-grasp protein, with product MGNFFDDYQTDGFYDEMFESPGVVRPHYQKLLARFNELGPDEIQKKMEVAEKSFLTQGVTFTVYNNDEGTERIFPFDLIPRIIPADEWAHVERGLEQRLRALNMFLHDVYHEQRIIKEGIVPREVVESAVHFRPEFMGIDVPKDIYIHICGTDLIRDGKGEYFVLEDNGRCPSGVSYVLEGRQAMKRVFPKLFAKYPVRPVDGYCQDLLNLLRYIAPDGNPDPTIALLTPGVYNSAYFEHSFLARSMGIEIVVGQDLVVQGSEVFMKTTRGLKRVDVIYRRIDDDFLDPTVFRKDSVLGVPGIVEACRKGRVSLANAIGTGVADDKVTYYYVPDMIRFYLSEEPILPNVPTYLTGNESDRAYVLENIEKLVVKSANESGGYGMLIGPHSTKEQCNQFREAIKANPRNYVAQPVVQLSRSPSHCDSGVEGRHIDLRPYVLFGEKVSIVPGGLTRVALRKGSLVVNSSQGGGSKDTWVLDHEPNNEPDQHQTQFQTLS from the coding sequence ATGGGAAACTTCTTCGACGATTACCAAACGGACGGGTTCTACGATGAAATGTTTGAGTCGCCCGGAGTGGTGCGTCCTCACTATCAAAAACTCCTCGCGCGCTTTAACGAGCTGGGGCCGGATGAGATCCAGAAAAAAATGGAAGTCGCCGAGAAATCATTTCTCACCCAGGGCGTCACTTTCACGGTTTACAACAACGACGAGGGCACGGAACGCATCTTTCCGTTTGACCTGATTCCGCGAATCATTCCCGCCGACGAATGGGCGCATGTCGAGCGCGGCTTGGAGCAGCGGTTGCGGGCGTTGAATATGTTTTTGCACGACGTCTATCACGAGCAGCGCATCATTAAGGAAGGCATCGTGCCGCGGGAAGTCGTCGAGAGCGCGGTGCATTTTCGGCCCGAATTCATGGGCATCGATGTGCCGAAAGACATCTACATTCACATCTGCGGCACGGACCTGATTCGTGACGGTAAGGGTGAATATTTCGTGCTGGAAGACAATGGCCGCTGTCCGTCGGGCGTGAGTTATGTGCTGGAGGGACGGCAGGCGATGAAGCGGGTGTTTCCAAAATTGTTTGCCAAATATCCGGTGCGTCCGGTCGATGGCTATTGTCAGGATTTGCTGAACTTGCTGCGCTACATCGCGCCCGATGGAAACCCCGATCCGACTATCGCTTTGCTCACACCCGGCGTGTATAACTCGGCCTACTTCGAGCATAGTTTTCTAGCTCGCTCCATGGGCATCGAAATCGTAGTCGGCCAGGACTTGGTCGTGCAAGGCTCGGAGGTTTTCATGAAGACGACGCGCGGCTTGAAACGCGTAGATGTCATCTATCGCCGCATCGACGACGACTTCCTCGATCCGACGGTGTTTCGCAAGGATTCCGTGTTAGGAGTGCCCGGCATCGTCGAGGCTTGTCGCAAGGGTCGCGTGAGTCTGGCCAATGCGATTGGCACCGGAGTCGCCGACGACAAGGTCACCTACTACTACGTGCCCGACATGATTCGCTTCTATCTCTCCGAAGAACCAATTCTTCCTAATGTCCCGACCTATCTCACTGGCAACGAAAGCGACCGCGCTTATGTTCTCGAAAACATAGAAAAATTGGTCGTTAAATCCGCCAACGAGAGCGGCGGTTACGGCATGTTGATCGGACCGCATTCCACCAAGGAGCAGTGCAATCAATTTCGCGAAGCCATCAAAGCCAACCCTCGCAACTATGTCGCGCAACCCGTGGTGCAACTTTCCCGCTCGCCATCGCACTGCGACTCCGGCGTAGAGGGCCGTCATATCGACTTGCGGCCCTATGTTTTGTTTGGCGAAAAGGTTAGTATCGTTCCGGGCGGACTAACACGCGTTGCGCTACGCAAAGGCTCGCTGGTAGTGAACAGCTCACAAGGCGGCGGCAGCAAGGACACCTGGGTGCTCGACCATGAACCTAACAACGAGCCCGATCAGCATCAGACTCAATTCCAAACCCTCTCCTAA
- a CDS encoding NUDIX hydrolase, protein MSDTSGNWASDPTLPGAANITADHDGWHTLERTLEYDGPFAKVYHELVVTPTRPEGISWTVVRRKNAVVVAAKTVDDRWLLIRQERIAIRQAIWEFPAGQIEMEAGDFTGLQQQSVWRELREETGYAAGPDTTLTPLGVFFPSAGFTDEHSYLFLADQLVPHADGAQHDEAESIVECRSFTPDEFRQMIASAEIRDANTLAAFARLVTMGLI, encoded by the coding sequence ATGAGCGACACCTCTGGAAACTGGGCGAGCGATCCGACATTGCCCGGCGCGGCGAACATCACCGCCGATCACGACGGATGGCACACTCTGGAGCGCACGCTGGAATACGACGGGCCATTTGCCAAGGTTTACCATGAACTGGTCGTCACTCCTACCCGGCCCGAGGGCATTTCCTGGACGGTGGTAAGACGAAAAAACGCCGTCGTCGTCGCCGCGAAAACCGTGGACGATCGCTGGCTGCTCATCCGCCAGGAGCGCATCGCCATCCGGCAGGCGATCTGGGAATTTCCGGCGGGTCAGATCGAAATGGAAGCGGGCGATTTCACCGGGCTGCAGCAGCAGAGCGTCTGGCGCGAACTCCGCGAGGAAACAGGCTACGCCGCCGGCCCAGATACGACTCTAACTCCGCTCGGGGTTTTCTTTCCGTCGGCCGGATTCACCGACGAGCACAGCTATCTTTTTCTCGCCGACCAGCTAGTGCCCCATGCCGATGGAGCCCAGCACGACGAGGCGGAAAGCATCGTGGAATGCCGCTCCTTCACCCCGGACGAGTTTCGCCAGATGATCGCCAGCGCCGAGATTCGCGACGCGAACACCCTCGCCGCCTTTGCGCGGCTCGTGACCATGGGATTGATTTAG
- a CDS encoding alpha-E domain-containing protein, translated as MLSRVAEAIYWMNRYIERAESNARMLDVNIQVMLDFEMNGERAAHKHWNPIISTLEDHELFAKLYPEMNGDNVVDFVTFQKKNPNSIYSCIAYARENARTVREQISSEMFEILNKLYLFIRSEDARKLFRNSSYEFFNYIVEGSHLFQGTTDATMTHGEGWHFGQAGRFLERADRTSRLLDMKYHVLLPSGEQVGGNVDTVHWMGVLRSCSGLEAYRKLYVDQVAPWKVAKFLITDASFPRSINFCVRELDRAIHRISGLPIGQYQCELEQLSGRLQADLGYVSIDEIFKFGLHQYLDRIQLRLIAIAAALSDEYCDWQVPEVEAEAA; from the coding sequence ATGTTAAGCCGAGTCGCAGAAGCCATTTACTGGATGAACCGCTACATCGAGCGGGCGGAAAGCAATGCCCGAATGCTCGATGTGAACATCCAGGTAATGCTCGACTTTGAGATGAATGGAGAGCGCGCCGCCCATAAGCATTGGAACCCGATCATCAGCACTCTGGAGGACCACGAGTTGTTTGCAAAACTCTATCCCGAGATGAATGGCGACAACGTGGTCGACTTCGTGACGTTCCAAAAAAAAAATCCGAACTCGATCTACTCCTGCATCGCCTACGCCCGCGAAAATGCCCGCACCGTGCGCGAGCAAATCTCCAGCGAGATGTTCGAGATTCTAAACAAGCTTTATCTCTTCATTCGCTCGGAAGACGCTCGGAAACTATTCCGCAACAGCTCCTACGAATTCTTTAACTACATCGTCGAAGGCTCGCATCTTTTCCAAGGCACCACCGACGCCACGATGACCCACGGCGAAGGCTGGCACTTCGGCCAGGCCGGACGTTTCCTGGAGCGCGCCGACCGCACTTCGCGCTTGCTGGATATGAAGTATCACGTGCTGCTCCCGAGCGGCGAGCAAGTTGGCGGAAACGTCGATACCGTGCATTGGATGGGCGTGCTGCGCTCGTGCAGCGGGCTGGAGGCGTATCGCAAACTTTACGTCGACCAAGTCGCGCCTTGGAAGGTGGCGAAATTTCTCATAACCGACGCCAGTTTCCCGCGCTCGATTAACTTCTGCGTGCGCGAACTGGACCGCGCGATCCACCGCATTTCCGGCCTGCCCATTGGACAATATCAATGTGAGCTGGAACAACTTTCCGGCCGGCTGCAAGCGGACCTCGGCTACGTTTCGATCGACGAAATTTTCAAATTCGGGCTCCATCAATATCTGGACCGCATTCAACTACGGCTCATCGCCATCGCGGCAGCGTTGAGCGATGAATATTGCGACTGGCAGGTACCGGAAGTCGAGGCCGAGGCGGCTTAG